CCTTTGCGGCGTCGAGGAAGCCGGGAACGGTGGGCGTTCCCTTCCCGATGGTCGACATCCGGGTGGTGGACCCCGAACACCCCACCGTTGAGGTGCCCAAGGGAAACCGCGGAGAACTGCTGATCAAGGGACCCCAGGTTTTTCAGGGCTATTGGAACAAGCCCCGCGAAACCGAGGCGGTACTGCTCGACGGCGGCTGGTTCCGGACCGGTGACATTGTCACGGTGGATGAGGATGACTTCGTCACCATTGTCGACCGGATCAAGGAGCTGATCATTACGGGCGGCTTCAACGTTTCCCCGTCCGAGGTGGAAAATGCCCTGAAGCGCCACGAGTCCGTGGACGACGTCGCCGTCGTCGGCCTGCTCCGCTCCGGCGGCGGGGAAGACGTAGTGGCCGCGGTGGTCCCCAAGGCAGGATCCCGCTTCAACGCCGAAGAGCTGCGCGCCTTCGTGCGCAAGGAATTGGCCGCCTACAAGGTTCCCCGCCGGATCGTGGAGATCCAGGAGCTGCCCAAGTCCCTGATTGGCAAGGTGCTGCGCCGGCATGTCCGCGACAGCCTGCAGGACAACGGTGCCGGACCGGGCGCTGACGGCGCCGCCGAGAAGATTTCCCCAACCCTCCAGACCAAACCCTGAGCAGGAAAGAGCGAACATGAGCGCATCAAGCCCCGACAGGGCCGAACGGCACACCGAACCGGAGCATGCGAGACCCGGCCGCTATTGGAGTGGTGCCCTCGGCCATGCCGGGCAGCGTTCAGCCCAGATCCTGCTGATCCTGCTGCTGGTCTCGGTCACGGTCTACGGGCTGCTCCAGGTCACCCTGGTGGTGATCCCGGTGCTCCTGGCGCTGATCCTGGGGGCGGCGATTGCGCCGTTCGTGAACTGGCTGCGCCGCAAGGGCTGGCCCAGTGCCCTGGCCACGGGATTGTCCTTCCTGCTCCTGCTCGCCATCTTCGGTGGCCTGATAACCGGGATCGCGTTCGCTATCCGCAGCGAATGGGACGACCTGGTGGACCAGGCCGTCGCGGGCTTCGACAAGCTCTATGACTTCGTGCTCAACGGGCCGCTTCCCGTGGATGACGAGATGCTCGGCAATGCACGCGACAGCGTGATCGACTTCGCGACCAGCAGCACGGTCAGCAGCGGTGCCATTGCCGGTATCTCCGCCGCGACCTCGTTCGCTACCGGATTCCTGCTGATGGCCGTAGTGCTGTTCTACTTCCTCAAGGACGGCGACCGTATCTGGGCGTTCTTCCTGCGGCTGTTCCCCGCCGGTGACCGGCGGGACAAGGCCCGGCTCTCCGGCTTCCGAGTGATGGAGGTCCTCGGCGGCTACGTCCGCGGCACGGCCATTGTGGCGCTGGTTGATTCGGTGTGCATCGGTGCGGCGCTGTTCATCCTGCAGGTTCCGCTGGCACTGCCCCTGACGGTGATTGTTTTTGTTGGTTCCTTCATCCCGCTGGTCGGTGCCACGGCGGCCGGTGTCTTCGCCGCCCTGATCGCGTTGGTGGCCAACGGGCCGGTGGTGGCCCTGATTGTGATCATTGTGATCATTGCGGTCAACCAGCTCGAGGGCAACTTCCTGCAGCCGGTGGTGATGGGCAAGTCCCTGAGCATCCACGCCCTGGTGATCCTGCTCGCCCTGACCGCCGGAACCATCCTGGCCGGCATTGTCGGCGCCATCCTGGCTGTCCCGATTGCCGCCGTCGGCTGGGCCGTCATCAAGGTCTGGACCGGGGAGGACGACGGCGAGGATCTCGACGCGAAGGAGATCCCGGACCCCAAGGACCAGCCCGAAATGGAATCCCTCGACAAGTAAAGTACGGGACTTCCAAGGGGCCGGCACCTCATCCGCTTCGACGGATGAGGTGCCGGCCTCCGCTTTTCCCTCCGGCTGACCAGGTCCCGCAGAGCGTGGGACGGCGGTGACAGGGCTGGGCTGCCTACACCCCGGCGGCAGGTCCGCTGGTCAGTCGCTGCAGGTAGTCCACGGCTCCGGTGATATCCCGCCCGGAGGACCGGTAGCCTACATAGCCGTCCGGACGGATGACCAGGAGTTCGGCCCGGCGGGAGCTCAAGCCCAGCCGGTGGAACGCCAGGCCGCTGACGTCCTTGATGATGCCCGGAGCGTTGGCAATCAGGCTGCTGCCAACGGTGAGGTACTGGACATTAAGCAGACCGGCGAGCCCGGGCAGAGCGGCATGGAGCTGGGGAACCGCGTCCTGGGGCCAGCCGGGGCCGGTGAGCAGGACGGAGAAGCCCGGCATGGACACCAGGTCCTGCAGGCGGCGTTCCCGGTCCTGGTAAATCACATCGGCGTCGGGCAGGCGGTCACCCGGCTGCGGTCCGCTGGCCAGGAGCGCCGGCCGGTGGGAGGGCCCGGATTCGACAATGCTGCTGCCGCGGTAGTTGACGTTCAGCTGGGCCATGGTCCGGAAGAGCCGAGCGCGGAGTCCGTCCCAGCCCATGGCCTTCGGGGCCAGTGCCGGCAGGAGTTTGGTGCGGGGGAGTTTCTTCAGCCCGTTGCGGCTGGTGGCCAGCCGGAAAATGCGGTCCGTCGAGGACACGACTTCCTGGTCCACCGGCCGGCGCTCGGCGTGGTAGCTGTCGACCAATTCATCGCTGGCGAGGCCACGGGCGCCAAGCGCGAGTTTCCAGCCCAGGTTCAAGGCATCCTGGATCCCAGTATTCATCCCCTGTGCGGCAACGGGGGAGTGGACATGGGCGGCGTCCCCGGCCAGGAAGACGGAACCCCGCTGGAAGTATTCGGCCATCTGATGCGACAGGCGGAAGGTGCTGATCCAGCGCGGGTCGTGCACCTTGAGGGCGCCATGCGCAAAGGTGTCGGCCAGTCCCTGCAGTGTTTCGAGGTTAGCGGGTTTGTGCGGCGGTTTGATGGAGATCATCCGCCATGTGGCGGTGCCGCCGAGCGGGAACAGGAAAAGGAAGCCGTCCTCGGTGGGGTAGGAGTGCACGGCGTCCGGCTCCGCACCCTCGATTTCGACGTCCGCCAGGATGAAAGTCTCGGGGTAGGCTCCGCCACGCCAATCCATGCCGGCCTTGGCCCGGACGGTGCTCTCGGCACCGTCTGCCCCAACCACATAGCGGGCACGGATACGCTCGATGCCCCGGTCCATCCGCTGGATCTTGGCTTCCATACCGGCAAACGGATCCTCGGGATCCAGGCGTTCAAGGTCCTGGAGCTCGGCACCGCGTTCGATGCGTACCCGGCGGGAAAGCAGATGCTGGGTGAGGATGCGTTCGGTTTCCGTCTGGGACAGGAACAGCAGCTGCTGGAAGGCGGAGTCCTCGAGTCCGGTGTCGAAGAGATCGACTTCCAGCGTTTCCTCCGGCAGATGGAGGTGCAGTTCGCGGGCGGGCCGCCCGGCGGACACCAGCTCGCCGCTGATCCCGAAGGGCCGCAGTGCTTCCAGGGTGCGCGGCTGGATGGCGATGGCCCGCGATTCGGTGCCCGGCGTCTGCCGCCGGTCAATAATGCGGAAACTGGCGCCGAACGCTGCCAGCTGGGCGGCCAGAGCCAGGCCCGTAGGCCCGGCACCCACGATCAGGACATCGACGTCGTAGTTAGGGTCTTCGCTGTTATCGTGGGCCGCCATGCCCTCAGCCTAGTCTTGACCCCAACCGCAGTTCCACTTTAGCTTTCGACTACACCTCTGGTTACCCCACGTAACCCCCCGACGGCGGACGACGATGCCCGCCCTGGATCCGGAGACAGCGCCCATGGATGAGACTCCCCGCGTGAACGCCAACGGCCGCTTGGGGCCGGTGGATGCCGCACAGGTCCCGCGGTACGCCGGGGCAGCCACATTCGCCCGGCTGCCCCGCCTGGACCAGGTGGAACGGGCGGACGTTGCCGTGGTGGGGGTGCCGTTCGACAGCGGAGTGTCCTATCGTCCCGGGGCGCGGTTCGGCGGCAACCACGTCCGGGAAGCCAGCCGGCTGCTGCGTCCGTATCACCCGGCGCTGGACGCGTCGCCGTTCGAAAACCTGCAGGTGGCCGATGCCGGGGACATGGCAGTGAATCCCTTTAACATCAGTGAAGCCATCGACACAGTGCAGCAGAACGCCCTGGGTCTGACCGGACACGGCACCAAGCTGCTGACTCTGGGTGGGGACCACACCATCGCCCTGCCCCTGCTGCGCGCGGCGGCCGAACGGGCCGGGTCCCCGGTGGCACTGCTGCACTTCGACGCGCACCTGGACACCTGGGACACCTACTTCGGTGCCGCCTACACACACGGCACGCCGTTCCGCCGGGCGGTCGAGGAAGGCATCCTGGACACGGACGCCATGTCCCATGTGGGCACCCGTGGCCCGCTCTATGGGAAGAAGGACCTGGCGGATGACCGGCGTTTCGGTTTCGGCATCCTCACCTCCTCCGACGTTTTCCGGCAGGGCGTGGACGAGGTCGTGGCGAAGCTGCGCGACCGCATCGGCACCCGGCCGCTGTACATCTCCGTGGACATCGACGTCCTGGACCCGGCACACGCCCCGGGGACCGGCACCCCGGAGGCCGGCGGCATCACCAGCCGCGAGCTGTTGGAGATCCTGCGCGGGCTGCGTGGGCTGAACCTGGTGGGCGCCGACGTCGTCGAGGTTGCCCCGGCCTATGACCATGCGGACATTACCGCGGTGGCCGCCTCGCATGTTGCCTACGACCTGATCACCCTGATGGGACTGTCCGCATGAGCGGTGAGTCCAGCGCCTCCGATGCCTTCTCCGGGACAGGCCCCGTCCGTAACGGCGGAGACCTGGTGGTGGAAACACTTGAAGCCCTCGGTGCCAGCAAGGTTTTCGGCATTCCCGGCCAGCACGCGCTGGGGCTCTTTGACGCACTGTCCCGTTCCCGGCTCGATTTCATCTCCTCCCGGGTGGAAAACAACTCCGCGTTTGCGGCCGACGGCTTCTCCCGGGCCACGGGACAGGTGGGGGTGCTCTTCCTCTCCACCGGCCCCGGCGCCCTGACCGCCCTGTCCGGACTGCAGGAGGCCTATGCCACCGGGGTGCCGATGATCGTGGTCGCCAGCCAGATCCCCCTGGACGGGCTGGGCGCGCGGCGCCGGGGGATGCTGCACCAGCTGGATGACCAGAAGGCCTCGGCAGCGAATGTCACCAAGAGCCAGCGGCTCATCCAGCATGCCTCCGGTATCCCTTCGGCCATCCAGGATGCCTGGACCGAGGCCATTTCCTCGCCTGCGGGACCGGTCTGGATCGAGATTCCGCAGAACGTGCTGCTTCACCCCGTGCTGGTTCCCGCGGTGGAAGACGCGCTCGCGGAGCCGTTCGACAATCCGCCGCGCAGCGAGCTGGTCAAGGAGGCCGTGCGCTGGCTGGAAGCAGCGCGGCGTCCGGCGGTGATCGCCGGGGGAGGGGTGCGCCGCAGCGGCGCCGAGGCCCCGCTGCTATCGATTGCGGAGAAACTGCACGCGCCGGTCATCTCGACGCCGGGCGGCAACGGCGCCTTCCCCTGGAACCATCGGCTATCACTGCAGGCCTGGATGGAAGACCGGTATATGACGGAGGTGCTCGAGGATGCCGATGTCCTGGTGGTCATCGGTTCGTCGCTGGGGGAAGTGACGTCCAATTACTTCACGATGGCACCCCGCGGCCGGATCATCCAGATCGACGCCGAACCCCGCGTCCTGGAATCGAACCGTCCCGCCCTCGGTATCCGTGCCGACGCCCGGCAGGCGCTGGATGCCCTCGACGAGGTCCTCCGGCCGGCGGAACGCCTCCCCGACTGGCACGGGCAGGGCGCCGAGGAGCTGGTGGCCGGTGCACTGGCACGGGTACAGGCCCGGCTGGATGCCCAGGACCTCGACATGGAGCGCCGCTTTATGGCGGACATCCGAGCCGCAGTGCCGGACGGTATGCAGACCTACTGGGACATGACCATCGCCGCCTACTGGGCGTGGAGCTGCTGGGACTCGAAGGCAGGCCGGTTCCACTCCGCCCAGGGAGCCGGCGGCCTGGGTTACGGCTACCCGGGGGCGATCGGAGGTGCGGTGGGCCTGGGGGAGCGGGTGCTCGCCGTGTCCGGCGACGGGTCGGCCATGTACTCCATTGCCGAACTGGCCACGGCCCGGCAGCATAACCTTCCGGTGACCTGGCTGATTGTCGACGACGGCGGCTACGGCATCCTTCGCGAATACATGGAGGACGCCTTCGGCAAGGCCACGGCCACGGAGCTGGCCCGTCCGGACTTCGTGAAGCTTGCGGAATCATTCGGCGTGCCGGCCCGGCGCTGCGCCCCCGTGGACATCCGCCCTGCCTTGGAGGAGTCCTTCACTGCCGAGGGGCCCAATGTGGTTGTGGTTGAAGCGAGGATAGGGCTCTTCGCTCCCACGCATCTTGTCTGACGGGGATTGGGGGGCGGACCCCGACGCGCCCGCCGCTGCGGTTGCCCCGGCGGACGCCGAAATTGACGGAATGTGGGCCGCGTTTTATGCCTCCGGTCCAATTCCGTTCGGGCTGACCGGTGTGGTGACCTCCCTGGTTGCACCGCTCTCAGCCGCCGGCTGCCCGGTGTTCGTCGTTTCGACTTTCGACGGCGACATCCTCATGGTTCCCGCGCCGCAGTACGGCCAGGCCCGCGACGTACTGCAGGCGGCAGGCCACACGCTTCGCTAGGACTGTTTAGTTAGTTGACCTAGGCAAATTTCCGCGTATAGTTGCCTAGGTCAACTATCAGTACCCAACACCCCCGGAGACCATCCCCATGCCTATGCAACAGGAAACGGCGGATGATCTGATCCGGAAGATCTTCGCCCTGCAGCGAACGCTGCGGTGCGTCACCCAACACAGTGCCGACCACGGTGGACCCGGCGTGGCACTGCAGGGAGTGATGCGGATGATCGGCGAAGACGGTGAGCTGCGGGCAACCGAGCTTGCCGCCAAACTCGGCATCGGCCCCGCTGGCCTCAGCCGCCACGTCGCCGAACTCGAAGAACTCGGTTACGTCCGGCGCCGCCCGCACCCCCAGGACCGCCGCGCCTACCTCATCAGCCTGTCCGAACTGGGGGAGTCGGTTCTTCACGACGCCATGAAAAACCGGGCAGCCGTGCTGCAGGAAGCGCTCGCCGCCTGGTCCGAGGACCAGGCCCGGCTTGCCGCAGAAACCATCGGGTCGCTCTCCGACTCGCTTTTTACGTCTATCCGCCGCGCACCCGGAACCCCCGGGCAGACGCCGGAAACCTCCGAATCCTATCCACAGGAGCAAACAGCTAAGTGACCGAGACCAAGACTGTCCGGAAGAAACATATTCCCGGCGAGATGAGCCACCGCCAGATCCTGCAGGCCCTGACCGGCCTGCTGGCCGCATTGTTCACGGCGATGCTGAGCACCACCATCGTGGCCAATGCCCTGCCCACGATCATGGCCGACCTGCACGGAACCCAGACGGACTTCGCCTGGGTGGTCACGGCAGCCCTGCTGGCCAACGCGGTGAGCACACCCATCTGGGGCAAGCTCGCGGACCTGTTCAACAAGAAGCTGCTGGTGCAGCTGAGCATCGTGATCTTTGTTGCCGGTTCCGTCCTCGCAGGTTTTTCCCATTCCATGGACCTGCTGCTGACCGCACGCGTCATCCAGGGACTGGGCATGGGCGGCCTGACCGCACTGGCCCAGGCGATCATCGGTTCCATCATTCCGCCGCGGGAACGCGGCCGGTACTCCGGCTACATGGGTGCCGTCATGGCCGTGGCCACAGCCGGCGGCCCGCTGCTGGGCGGGTTCATCGTCGACAGTCCGCTGGGCTGGCGCTGGACCTTCTTCCTCTGCGTTCCGCTCGCCGTCGTCGCCCTGATCCTGCTGCAGGTCACCCTGCGCCTGGAACACGTACGCCGCCCCGCGAAAATCGACTGGCTCGGTTCCATCCTGCTCACCGCAGGTGTCTCCCTGCTCCTGATCTGGGTCTCTTTCGCAGGCAAGCCCGACTACTACGAATGGTGGTCCTGGGAAACGGCCGCCATGGTGGGCGGATCCCTAGTCCTGCTGGCCCTGCTGGTGCTGGTGGAGGCAAAGGTCTCCGAACCGATCATTCCGCTGAAGATCATCAGCCAGCGGACCACCGCCCTGGCCATCCTGGCTTCCGTAGCCGTGGGTATCGCCATGTTCGGCTCCACCACGTTCCTGGGCCAGTACTTCCAGCTGGCGCGCGGCTTCACCCCCACCGAGGCCGGACTCCTGATGCTGCCCATGATTGCCGGCAACCTGCTCGGTTCCGTGGGATCCGGCCTGCTCATCACCCGCTTCGGCAAGTGGAAGCGCTTCCTGATTATCGGCACCATCCTGGTGATCCTCGGGACGGGACTGGCCGGCTTCATCGACCACGAAACCGACATGGTCCTCGTCAGCCTGTTCATCTTCATCCTGGGCATCGGTATGGGCCTGCTGATGCAGAACTTGGTGCTGGCCGTGCAGAACACGGTCAAGGTCACGGATGTCGGTTCCGCCAGCGCCTCCGTTGCCTTCTTCCGCACCGTCGGCGGCGCCATCGGCGTCTCGGTCCTCGGCGCAGTGCTCTCCAGCTCGGTCAGCCGCCGCGTCACGGAGGAACTGGACAAGGCCGGTATGCCCACCAACGCAGGCGGCACCACCGCCACGCTGGACATCGGAGAGCTTCCGCCGGCAGTCCAGATGTTCTTCCGGATCGCCTATGCGGAGGGTACGGCGGATATCTTCAAGATCGCCGCTGCCGTTGCGGTCATCGCCCTGGTCGCGGTGCTGTTCATCAAGGAGCAGGCGCTGCGCCGGACTTTGGACATCAAGCCGACGTCGGCCAACCCGCTTGAGCCCGGCCTCACCGGCGGCGCGGAAATGCTGCACACCGGCGCCATGTCCACCGTGGATCCGGTAGCACCGGTTCTCACCGACAGCACCGGCTCGCGGAACGGCAGCAGCTCGAAATAGCCCTACTGCATGGTGAAACGCCGTGCCACGGCCCCGCCCAACGCCGGGACCCGGAACATCCGTTCCAGCCCGGCGTTGCGCAGGGCCATTGCTCTTTGAGGCAGCGGCCGGCCCAGCACCATGTTGGCGCGTGCCTGCGCCGAGGCCACAACGGCGCCGCGCCGCCGCCGCCGTTCGAAGTCCTGAAGCGCCCG
This window of the Arthrobacter sp. zg-Y919 genome carries:
- a CDS encoding AI-2E family transporter, whose protein sequence is MSASSPDRAERHTEPEHARPGRYWSGALGHAGQRSAQILLILLLVSVTVYGLLQVTLVVIPVLLALILGAAIAPFVNWLRRKGWPSALATGLSFLLLLAIFGGLITGIAFAIRSEWDDLVDQAVAGFDKLYDFVLNGPLPVDDEMLGNARDSVIDFATSSTVSSGAIAGISAATSFATGFLLMAVVLFYFLKDGDRIWAFFLRLFPAGDRRDKARLSGFRVMEVLGGYVRGTAIVALVDSVCIGAALFILQVPLALPLTVIVFVGSFIPLVGATAAGVFAALIALVANGPVVALIVIIVIIAVNQLEGNFLQPVVMGKSLSIHALVILLALTAGTILAGIVGAILAVPIAAVGWAVIKVWTGEDDGEDLDAKEIPDPKDQPEMESLDK
- a CDS encoding FAD-dependent monooxygenase translates to MAAHDNSEDPNYDVDVLIVGAGPTGLALAAQLAAFGASFRIIDRRQTPGTESRAIAIQPRTLEALRPFGISGELVSAGRPARELHLHLPEETLEVDLFDTGLEDSAFQQLLFLSQTETERILTQHLLSRRVRIERGAELQDLERLDPEDPFAGMEAKIQRMDRGIERIRARYVVGADGAESTVRAKAGMDWRGGAYPETFILADVEIEGAEPDAVHSYPTEDGFLFLFPLGGTATWRMISIKPPHKPANLETLQGLADTFAHGALKVHDPRWISTFRLSHQMAEYFQRGSVFLAGDAAHVHSPVAAQGMNTGIQDALNLGWKLALGARGLASDELVDSYHAERRPVDQEVVSSTDRIFRLATSRNGLKKLPRTKLLPALAPKAMGWDGLRARLFRTMAQLNVNYRGSSIVESGPSHRPALLASGPQPGDRLPDADVIYQDRERRLQDLVSMPGFSVLLTGPGWPQDAVPQLHAALPGLAGLLNVQYLTVGSSLIANAPGIIKDVSGLAFHRLGLSSRRAELLVIRPDGYVGYRSSGRDITGAVDYLQRLTSGPAAGV
- the speB gene encoding agmatinase yields the protein MDETPRVNANGRLGPVDAAQVPRYAGAATFARLPRLDQVERADVAVVGVPFDSGVSYRPGARFGGNHVREASRLLRPYHPALDASPFENLQVADAGDMAVNPFNISEAIDTVQQNALGLTGHGTKLLTLGGDHTIALPLLRAAAERAGSPVALLHFDAHLDTWDTYFGAAYTHGTPFRRAVEEGILDTDAMSHVGTRGPLYGKKDLADDRRFGFGILTSSDVFRQGVDEVVAKLRDRIGTRPLYISVDIDVLDPAHAPGTGTPEAGGITSRELLEILRGLRGLNLVGADVVEVAPAYDHADITAVAASHVAYDLITLMGLSA
- a CDS encoding thiamine pyrophosphate-binding protein translates to MSGESSASDAFSGTGPVRNGGDLVVETLEALGASKVFGIPGQHALGLFDALSRSRLDFISSRVENNSAFAADGFSRATGQVGVLFLSTGPGALTALSGLQEAYATGVPMIVVASQIPLDGLGARRRGMLHQLDDQKASAANVTKSQRLIQHASGIPSAIQDAWTEAISSPAGPVWIEIPQNVLLHPVLVPAVEDALAEPFDNPPRSELVKEAVRWLEAARRPAVIAGGGVRRSGAEAPLLSIAEKLHAPVISTPGGNGAFPWNHRLSLQAWMEDRYMTEVLEDADVLVVIGSSLGEVTSNYFTMAPRGRIIQIDAEPRVLESNRPALGIRADARQALDALDEVLRPAERLPDWHGQGAEELVAGALARVQARLDAQDLDMERRFMADIRAAVPDGMQTYWDMTIAAYWAWSCWDSKAGRFHSAQGAGGLGYGYPGAIGGAVGLGERVLAVSGDGSAMYSIAELATARQHNLPVTWLIVDDGGYGILREYMEDAFGKATATELARPDFVKLAESFGVPARRCAPVDIRPALEESFTAEGPNVVVVEARIGLFAPTHLV
- a CDS encoding ACT domain-containing protein, which encodes MSDGDWGADPDAPAAAVAPADAEIDGMWAAFYASGPIPFGLTGVVTSLVAPLSAAGCPVFVVSTFDGDILMVPAPQYGQARDVLQAAGHTLR
- a CDS encoding MarR family transcriptional regulator, with the protein product MPMQQETADDLIRKIFALQRTLRCVTQHSADHGGPGVALQGVMRMIGEDGELRATELAAKLGIGPAGLSRHVAELEELGYVRRRPHPQDRRAYLISLSELGESVLHDAMKNRAAVLQEALAAWSEDQARLAAETIGSLSDSLFTSIRRAPGTPGQTPETSESYPQEQTAK
- a CDS encoding MDR family MFS transporter — protein: MSHRQILQALTGLLAALFTAMLSTTIVANALPTIMADLHGTQTDFAWVVTAALLANAVSTPIWGKLADLFNKKLLVQLSIVIFVAGSVLAGFSHSMDLLLTARVIQGLGMGGLTALAQAIIGSIIPPRERGRYSGYMGAVMAVATAGGPLLGGFIVDSPLGWRWTFFLCVPLAVVALILLQVTLRLEHVRRPAKIDWLGSILLTAGVSLLLIWVSFAGKPDYYEWWSWETAAMVGGSLVLLALLVLVEAKVSEPIIPLKIISQRTTALAILASVAVGIAMFGSTTFLGQYFQLARGFTPTEAGLLMLPMIAGNLLGSVGSGLLITRFGKWKRFLIIGTILVILGTGLAGFIDHETDMVLVSLFIFILGIGMGLLMQNLVLAVQNTVKVTDVGSASASVAFFRTVGGAIGVSVLGAVLSSSVSRRVTEELDKAGMPTNAGGTTATLDIGELPPAVQMFFRIAYAEGTADIFKIAAAVAVIALVAVLFIKEQALRRTLDIKPTSANPLEPGLTGGAEMLHTGAMSTVDPVAPVLTDSTGSRNGSSSK